The following are from one region of the Rosistilla carotiformis genome:
- a CDS encoding P-II family nitrogen regulator has translation MKLIIAIVQPDKLEAIKKALTEVEVFRLTVVDCQGFGRQKGQTGVYRGHEFSVTLLRKVQLQIAVNDEFVQPTVDAILAGGRTGQQGQIGDGKVFILPMDDCVRIRTGERGSEAI, from the coding sequence ATGAAACTGATCATTGCCATTGTCCAGCCCGATAAACTGGAAGCGATCAAGAAGGCGCTGACCGAGGTCGAAGTCTTCCGCCTGACGGTCGTCGATTGCCAAGGCTTTGGACGCCAAAAGGGACAGACCGGGGTCTACCGCGGTCACGAATTCTCCGTCACTCTGCTTCGCAAAGTTCAACTGCAGATTGCCGTCAACGACGAATTTGTCCAGCCAACCGTCGATGCGATCCTGGCCGGCGGACGGACGGGCCAGCAGGGACAGATCGGCGACGGAAAGGTTTTCATTCTGCCAATGGATGATTGCGTGCGAATCCGCACTGGCGAACGGGGCAGCGAAGCGATCTAG
- the tatC gene encoding twin-arginine translocase subunit TatC, with translation MNQAKAQNHPNSAKASKDDLFESSTMTFGEHLDELRKSLLKAAIWLAFGLAIGLYFADRVVQFVQLPLEKAITRFLADQTLYKMDIDPTTDQAAPMRKWLVEKGMIYETVYMVDQQAVEEEENQRQENEKAAAAAAAAKPKPAAAANVEPADQAAAKPDDPSKPAAKSKPTDAKPLADPPAGETEREPAVATGGSMTTIDAQVPDAVFENPEKNLKPVTIWRPAGAGLSSFQMEETFMIWLKAGLVIGAILGSPGIFYHIWSFVAAGLYEHERKYVYVYMPFSVVLFISGVVLAFFLVLQYVIDFLLTFNASLNVDLVPRLSNYVNFVLLLPLGFGIAFQLPLVMLFLQRIGLFETDAYVSSWRIAVLVIAVLSMVLTPADIYSMVALMLPLILLYFLGIGLCKFMPKGRGIGREGYDPA, from the coding sequence GTGAATCAAGCCAAAGCACAAAACCACCCGAATTCGGCCAAAGCTTCCAAGGACGATCTGTTCGAGAGTTCGACGATGACATTCGGCGAACATCTTGACGAGCTGCGCAAATCGCTGCTCAAGGCGGCGATCTGGCTGGCCTTCGGTCTCGCGATCGGACTCTATTTCGCCGATCGAGTCGTCCAGTTCGTGCAGCTGCCGCTGGAAAAAGCGATCACCCGGTTCTTGGCCGATCAGACGCTTTACAAGATGGACATCGATCCAACGACCGACCAGGCAGCGCCGATGCGGAAATGGCTGGTCGAAAAGGGGATGATCTACGAGACCGTCTACATGGTCGATCAGCAGGCGGTTGAGGAAGAGGAAAACCAACGCCAGGAGAACGAAAAAGCAGCGGCCGCTGCCGCTGCTGCGAAACCCAAACCGGCAGCCGCTGCAAACGTGGAGCCCGCGGACCAAGCAGCTGCAAAGCCGGACGATCCATCGAAGCCCGCAGCCAAGTCCAAGCCAACCGACGCCAAGCCGCTCGCCGACCCGCCCGCGGGCGAGACGGAACGTGAGCCCGCCGTGGCGACGGGCGGTTCTATGACAACGATCGATGCCCAGGTCCCCGACGCGGTTTTTGAGAACCCCGAGAAGAATCTGAAACCGGTCACGATCTGGCGACCCGCTGGGGCGGGGCTAAGTTCGTTTCAGATGGAAGAGACGTTCATGATCTGGTTGAAAGCGGGGCTCGTGATCGGGGCGATTTTGGGAAGCCCTGGGATCTTCTATCACATCTGGAGCTTTGTGGCGGCGGGATTGTACGAACACGAACGCAAGTACGTTTACGTCTACATGCCGTTCAGTGTCGTCTTGTTCATCTCCGGTGTCGTGCTGGCCTTCTTTCTCGTGCTGCAGTACGTGATCGACTTCCTGTTGACCTTCAATGCATCGCTGAACGTCGACCTGGTGCCGCGTTTGAGCAATTACGTGAACTTTGTGCTGTTGTTGCCGCTGGGCTTTGGGATCGCGTTTCAATTGCCGTTGGTGATGCTGTTCCTGCAGCGGATCGGGCTATTTGAGACCGATGCCTACGTCTCCAGTTGGCGGATTGCCGTGTTGGTGATCGCGGTCCTCTCGATGGTCCTCACACCCGCGGATATCTACAGTATGGTCGCACTGATGCTGCCTTTAATCCTGCTCTACTTTTTGGGCATTGGGCTTTGCAAATTCATGCCGAAAGGCCGTGGAATCGGCCGCGAAGGCTACGACCCGGCCTAG
- a CDS encoding type I phosphomannose isomerase catalytic subunit, which yields MHAPLRFQPLFREYIWGARRLGSVLGKPIGDAPRYAESWEIVDHGADQSIVAEGPLAGRSLSELLRTSAADLLGPELVCNRFPLLLKYLDCDRVLSVQVHPDDTYAQKMTPPDLGKTEAWYIIAAEPGSLIYAGLKQGVGPEELRAACAAGRTDDVLHTLQPSAGDCVFIPAGTVHALGSGLLVAEIQQSSDTTFRLFDWNRVDDTGNARPLHVSQAIEVTDYDRGPVDFQTPQDLASGGQRLVGCDKFFLDRFGGTAATEVGGDNRFRILTVVAGQATIAWGDGNSMALPLGQTALIPAAVGQVTLTGSDPESVVLCMGMP from the coding sequence ATGCATGCTCCACTCCGCTTTCAACCCCTGTTTCGCGAATACATCTGGGGTGCGCGGCGGCTGGGCAGCGTGCTGGGCAAGCCGATCGGCGACGCCCCGCGGTACGCCGAAAGCTGGGAGATCGTCGACCATGGCGCCGACCAGAGCATCGTTGCCGAGGGCCCCCTGGCGGGCCGGTCGCTATCGGAACTACTCCGCACCTCGGCCGCTGACCTGCTGGGACCGGAACTGGTTTGCAATCGCTTCCCGTTGTTGCTGAAATACCTGGATTGCGACCGCGTCCTGTCGGTCCAAGTCCACCCCGACGACACCTATGCTCAAAAAATGACGCCGCCGGACCTGGGCAAGACCGAAGCTTGGTACATCATCGCCGCCGAACCGGGCAGCCTGATCTACGCGGGCCTCAAACAGGGAGTAGGCCCCGAGGAGCTGCGTGCCGCCTGCGCCGCCGGCCGGACCGACGATGTCCTGCACACCTTGCAACCCTCCGCAGGGGACTGCGTCTTCATTCCCGCCGGGACCGTCCACGCCCTGGGCAGCGGTTTGCTGGTGGCCGAGATTCAACAGTCCAGCGATACCACCTTCCGCTTGTTCGATTGGAACCGAGTCGACGACACGGGCAACGCACGGCCACTGCACGTAAGCCAAGCGATCGAAGTCACCGATTACGATCGAGGCCCCGTCGATTTCCAAACCCCGCAAGATCTCGCCTCCGGCGGCCAGCGACTCGTTGGCTGCGATAAGTTCTTCCTCGATCGTTTCGGTGGCACCGCAGCGACCGAAGTCGGAGGGGACAATCGGTTCCGGATTCTGACCGTCGTCGCGGGCCAAGCGACGATCGCCTGGGGAGACGGGAACTCGATGGCGTTGCCACTGGGCCAGACCGCACTGATCCCGGCGGCGGTTGGCCAAGTGACATTGACCGGAAGCGACCCCGAATCGGTGGTCCTATGCATGGGGATGCCGTAA
- a CDS encoding membrane or secreted protein, protein MRYSLAIIAAIGFVSVGCRGYRTPFNTSPGTTQQQRFEAVAHDPYPENDLGPEVVGGRPRDYQKPIAEPVRDKMYTEKRSWFSN, encoded by the coding sequence ATGCGATATTCCCTTGCGATCATCGCTGCGATTGGCTTCGTTTCGGTTGGCTGCCGCGGGTACAGGACGCCGTTTAACACGTCTCCCGGCACGACTCAACAGCAACGATTTGAAGCGGTCGCGCACGATCCCTACCCCGAAAACGACTTAGGGCCTGAAGTTGTCGGTGGTCGCCCGCGGGACTATCAAAAACCGATCGCCGAACCGGTCCGCGATAAGATGTACACCGAGAAACGCTCTTGGTTCTCGAACTAA
- a CDS encoding pseudouridine synthase produces the protein MPNPPRKKKSPQSSSASETTTSAVRLQRILASAGFGSRRKCEELITDGRVDIDGQTVTELGTRVNPQTAKVRVDGVTIKQAKLVYFALNKPVGIVTTNRDPQGRPRVIDLINEHQRVFPVGRLDRNSEGLILMTNDGDLSEMLAHPRHGVRKSYQVTVAGLVSPETLKQMREGVHFHEGRFQVEGVSIRRTRGKATELDIVLREGKNREIRRILARLGHKVVQLKRTAIGSLKLGDLPTGAYRPLNSREVKKLRDEIAAMQATEAAEPKPARKSAPRKSSVSRSAGPSGNSPTRKTVAGKPTGPRGGSGKSSGGSKSGTPARKGSPAKPAGRRPAASDIIISSEATGSGSGTVIGAPELAAPPAKAKRPAGNRRTAKKRSPRGGAASRGKRPRR, from the coding sequence ATGCCCAACCCGCCCCGCAAGAAAAAGAGCCCGCAATCCTCCTCCGCCAGCGAAACAACAACCTCCGCGGTTCGGTTGCAACGCATTTTGGCATCGGCCGGGTTTGGCAGCCGACGCAAGTGCGAGGAATTGATCACCGACGGCCGCGTGGACATCGACGGCCAGACCGTGACCGAGCTGGGGACCCGCGTCAATCCGCAGACCGCTAAGGTCCGCGTCGATGGCGTGACGATCAAACAGGCGAAGCTGGTTTATTTCGCGCTCAATAAACCGGTCGGCATCGTCACGACCAACCGCGACCCGCAGGGCCGACCACGCGTGATCGATCTGATCAACGAACACCAACGGGTCTTCCCGGTCGGGCGATTGGATCGCAACAGCGAAGGCCTGATCTTGATGACCAACGATGGCGATCTGTCGGAAATGCTCGCTCACCCCCGGCACGGTGTCCGCAAATCGTACCAAGTGACGGTAGCCGGCCTGGTCTCCCCCGAAACGCTGAAACAAATGCGCGAAGGGGTCCATTTCCACGAAGGACGTTTCCAAGTCGAAGGGGTCAGCATCCGGCGGACCCGCGGCAAGGCGACCGAACTGGACATCGTGCTTCGCGAAGGCAAGAATCGCGAAATCCGCCGAATCTTGGCCCGCTTGGGGCACAAAGTCGTCCAACTGAAGCGAACCGCGATCGGCAGCCTGAAACTGGGGGATCTACCGACGGGGGCCTACCGACCACTGAACAGTCGTGAAGTCAAGAAGCTCCGCGATGAAATTGCTGCGATGCAGGCGACCGAAGCCGCGGAGCCGAAGCCCGCACGCAAGTCGGCCCCACGTAAGAGCAGCGTTTCCAGATCGGCTGGACCGAGCGGAAATTCCCCCACTCGGAAAACCGTCGCCGGCAAACCGACAGGCCCACGCGGTGGCTCTGGCAAATCGAGCGGCGGTTCGAAGTCGGGCACGCCAGCTCGCAAGGGATCCCCGGCCAAGCCCGCTGGCCGCCGCCCCGCTGCAAGCGATATCATTATTTCGTCCGAAGCGACCGGCAGCGGATCGGGGACCGTGATCGGAGCTCCCGAATTGGCCGCTCCCCCCGCGAAGGCGAAGCGCCCCGCTGGGAATCGCCGCACGGCCAAGAAGCGTTCGCCGCGCGGTGGTGCTGCGAGCCGTGGAAAACGTCCACGTCGCTAG
- a CDS encoding dihydroorotate dehydrogenase electron transfer subunit: protein MNSPLHAQHYADGATSLRAVVTATDLIAEKTYRLRLHAPEIASQIVPGQFVMIRLDGFNDPLIGRALAVYRVVRNGDQPAEELEVVYIAKGKLTTRLSRIQIGQHIGIWGPLGNGFSTIECEHLIMAAGGIGQTPFLALGSEALGQESFPGRTSGYATRATLLYGVRSASLAAGLDDFAAAGIELDLCTDDGSLGTQALVPDRLADLLAAGDLPAQTRVVCCGPEIMMHRVAEVCAAAGVPCTVSLETPMACGIGICFSCVAKIKQADGSWDYKRTCVEGPVFDAASVVW from the coding sequence ATGAACAGCCCGCTTCATGCCCAACATTACGCCGACGGTGCGACTTCGCTGCGAGCGGTAGTGACCGCCACCGATCTGATCGCCGAGAAGACATACCGTCTGCGATTACACGCCCCCGAGATCGCCAGCCAGATTGTCCCTGGGCAATTTGTGATGATCCGCTTGGACGGATTCAACGACCCGCTGATCGGCCGCGCCCTGGCGGTTTATCGCGTCGTTCGCAACGGCGACCAGCCGGCGGAGGAACTGGAGGTTGTCTACATCGCCAAAGGGAAATTGACGACCCGTCTGTCGCGCATCCAGATCGGCCAGCACATCGGCATTTGGGGCCCACTGGGCAATGGCTTCTCGACGATCGAGTGCGAACATCTGATCATGGCAGCCGGCGGCATCGGCCAGACGCCGTTCCTCGCCCTCGGCTCCGAAGCGTTGGGACAAGAGTCGTTCCCCGGCCGAACCAGCGGGTACGCAACCCGAGCGACGCTGCTGTACGGAGTTCGCAGCGCCAGCCTCGCCGCCGGGCTCGACGACTTCGCCGCCGCCGGAATCGAACTGGATCTTTGCACCGATGACGGCAGCCTGGGGACGCAAGCGTTAGTGCCCGATCGCCTGGCCGACTTATTGGCCGCCGGCGACCTCCCCGCGCAGACCCGCGTCGTTTGCTGTGGCCCCGAAATCATGATGCATCGCGTTGCCGAGGTTTGCGCCGCCGCAGGCGTCCCCTGCACGGTCTCCCTGGAAACCCCGATGGCTTGCGGGATTGGGATCTGTTTTTCGTGTGTCGCCAAAATCAAGCAAGCCGATGGCAGCTGGGATTACAAACGAACCTGCGTTGAAGGTCCGGTCTTCGATGCTGCTAGCGTTGTCTGGTGA
- a CDS encoding trypsin-like peptidase domain-containing protein, giving the protein MHMLCYLLLAAGITGSSDSVLVEFTQPGCHACTTMEPVVAQLQREGVAIRRVDAAREIHLVQRYRVASFPTYLVLSGGREIARLQGTQPIQNLRQALANRQGERIRDTGARNVQPEVPQTQLSNLTPAVAASPVAATVSGESMPSVNLALAVERAQAATVRIRVREQGAVGVATGTIIDTHGQEALVLTCGHVFRDSEGKAPIEVELFVQGQIHTVPGQLIDYDAKTRDIALVSIQPGFPIQPVPVITKDQLPASGVAAFSFGCDRGADPSRRDTRITAVNKYNQHLGASNLEIAGAPTIGRSGGGLFDHQGRIVGVCNAADFEDDIGIYAGPGTIHWQLDRVNLASLYQPRAAIASAPRNNNVPEPPTRLAAVTQPAPQTSPAATASNQEVIVILRDKNRPDTPTQIKTIAEPTADILKLLGLTTQHR; this is encoded by the coding sequence ATGCACATGTTGTGCTATTTATTGCTCGCCGCTGGCATTACGGGCAGCAGCGATTCGGTTCTCGTCGAATTCACGCAGCCCGGCTGCCACGCCTGTACCACCATGGAACCGGTCGTCGCGCAATTGCAGCGTGAAGGCGTTGCCATCCGCCGCGTCGACGCCGCACGGGAAATCCATCTCGTTCAACGCTATCGCGTCGCCAGCTTCCCCACCTACCTCGTTCTTTCGGGCGGACGCGAAATCGCTCGCCTGCAGGGAACGCAACCGATTCAAAACCTGCGACAAGCTCTGGCCAACCGGCAGGGCGAACGGATTCGCGACACCGGGGCTCGCAATGTCCAACCGGAAGTTCCGCAGACGCAGCTTTCCAACCTGACACCCGCCGTGGCGGCAAGTCCTGTCGCCGCAACGGTCTCCGGCGAATCGATGCCCAGCGTCAACTTGGCCCTCGCTGTGGAACGTGCCCAAGCCGCGACGGTTCGGATTCGTGTTCGCGAACAGGGAGCGGTGGGAGTCGCAACGGGAACGATCATCGACACCCACGGCCAAGAAGCTTTGGTGCTCACCTGCGGACACGTATTTCGCGATTCCGAAGGCAAAGCACCGATCGAAGTCGAACTGTTCGTCCAAGGTCAGATTCACACAGTGCCGGGACAATTAATCGACTACGATGCGAAGACCCGCGACATCGCCTTGGTCTCGATCCAACCGGGCTTCCCGATCCAGCCGGTGCCAGTGATTACGAAGGACCAGCTGCCCGCATCGGGCGTGGCCGCGTTCAGCTTTGGCTGCGACCGCGGCGCCGATCCGAGTCGTCGCGACACGCGAATCACCGCCGTCAACAAATACAACCAACACCTGGGGGCTTCGAATCTGGAGATCGCCGGCGCCCCGACGATCGGCCGCAGCGGAGGCGGATTGTTCGATCACCAGGGCCGAATTGTTGGCGTCTGCAACGCCGCCGACTTTGAAGACGACATCGGCATCTATGCCGGCCCCGGCACGATCCATTGGCAACTGGATCGCGTCAACCTCGCATCGCTCTATCAGCCGCGTGCTGCAATTGCTTCGGCGCCACGGAACAACAACGTTCCGGAGCCTCCAACCCGATTGGCCGCCGTAACGCAACCGGCGCCGCAAACGTCGCCCGCAGCGACTGCGTCCAACCAAGAAGTGATCGTGATCTTGCGAGACAAGAACCGTCCCGACACGCCAACACAGATCAAGACCATCGCCGAACCCACAGCCGACATTTTAAAACTTCTGGGTTTAACGACCCAGCATCGTTGA
- a CDS encoding peroxiredoxin-like family protein: protein MSLKNLWSLRLSLGLIATLACSTLAKADDPAIASDAKQTKPLEVGGTLPDVAVKSVDGKPVSIASLHQDKPVVLVFFRGGWCPICTRHTQTLIQAYPAIKQLGAELVGISPDDPEHSQANVAKNSIPFPILSDSDLTATKAFGLAFQVDAPTLERYKGFGIDLEKASGFKHHALPVPAVYIVDKSGQIVFAHSDPDYRERLDTGKIVAALKQLK, encoded by the coding sequence ATGTCGCTGAAAAATCTGTGGTCCCTTCGTTTAAGTCTTGGGCTGATCGCCACCCTGGCCTGTTCGACTTTGGCAAAGGCCGACGATCCTGCGATTGCTAGCGATGCGAAACAAACAAAGCCTCTGGAGGTTGGCGGGACGCTCCCTGATGTTGCTGTCAAATCGGTCGATGGCAAACCGGTCAGCATCGCATCACTGCACCAAGACAAGCCTGTTGTCTTGGTCTTCTTCCGTGGCGGTTGGTGCCCGATTTGCACCCGGCACACGCAAACGTTGATCCAGGCTTACCCTGCGATCAAACAACTGGGAGCGGAACTGGTCGGCATCAGTCCCGATGATCCGGAGCATTCGCAAGCGAACGTCGCCAAGAATTCGATTCCGTTTCCCATCCTTTCGGATTCCGATCTGACAGCAACCAAAGCGTTTGGGCTCGCATTTCAAGTCGATGCGCCAACCTTGGAACGCTACAAAGGATTTGGGATCGACCTCGAAAAAGCTTCCGGATTCAAGCACCACGCGCTCCCGGTACCGGCGGTTTATATCGTCGACAAAAGTGGCCAAATCGTGTTTGCTCACAGCGACCCCGACTACCGCGAACGACTGGACACCGGAAAGATTGTCGCTGCGTTGAAGCAACTGAAATAG